In the genome of Mytilus edulis chromosome 14, xbMytEdul2.2, whole genome shotgun sequence, the window tgaattcttcgattagttattctataaataatgctaaataaaggcaacagtagtataccgctgttcaaaactcataaatccatggacaaaaaacaaaatcgggataacaaactaaaaccgagggaaacgcattaaatataagaggagaacaacgacataacactaaaatgtaacacatatagacaaaatcccacgagaataacaaatataacatatatatataacatcaaaaccaaatacatgaatttgggatagacaagtaccgtgacacgtcttatcgcaatgtgaatttacactcaaaaataagagaaaacaaacgacacaacgttataatgtaatacacacagaaacgaactataatataacaatgaccatattcctgacttggtacagggcatttttaaaggaaaaaatggtgggttgaatctggttttgtggcatgccaaacctcgcacttttatggccatgtgaaatataacatcaaaatgacaacacaggactacaatataaataaattggagaacacaattgacaaagaatcacacgaacaacagccaacaaaaggcaacaagttcaaaattttaatacgccagaagtgtattttgtccatacaagacctatgtgtgacgcacagatacaaaagtttgaaagccgaaacgagtacaaagttgaacagcatcgaggaccaaaagatcaaaaaggttgtgccaaaaacggcagggttttctgttaagttaccagaaaatccctataatttagagtaatttatacttttgcaaacagtaaatttaataaaatgaatattcaaaagatgtacatgataaagctgaagtattacaactgaaatacatttacgtaaccagacatttgaaacacaaaagtagacacatccgaatacgtttaaacctctacgccaagtgacgtcctatttgaaactgaaacttttagaattaaatttatatttgaaaggCATACATACCAGCATGGTGTCATGAGGTCTTTTTTCTCTTTGTAATATTGGGTTGCTTTGAAATCACACATGTTGAGCGCGCAATCAAATCTATCACTTTTCGGGCATTTAGAATCAGGACATACATCTCCTTCTCTTACCACTAAAGCTAAAACAGAAAAGTACTTCATCAAAAGATCTGTGATGTcagtttttttaccaaaaaatttataaaatatgtctttaaaattattaacaaaacaCGTCAGGAAACTCCTAAAACAATTTCACAAATTTCAATAACGACATAGTATGTAGTCAAGAAAGAATTGTGAACAATGAATTCTATAAAGTATGCAAGCTTTTTGGAAAACGGCCTCTACTTTGTTGCTGCTGGTGTGTTGTTGACTGCAAAAAACAAAAGCCATTTATAAgtttacttaaacaaataaaacaaagaatCGAACAATTTTCATCGGATGCTATTTTTGGTCACTGAAAAGTATCTGTCAAAGTTTTATAATAATCCATGTCTGAACTATTCTCTTTAATTGAATCAGACTGCGATTTGAAAGCATCCTTACTGCAATAGATACAACCGTCTTCTTTGTTTATTCCTCCCTGGCCTTACTTTGTAATGAAAATTTATATGTAGAAGGAGCTGGATAACTATTAAGGTACTTACTATGCAATACGTTTTAGGAATAAGCCGCTATATTAATTATGTCAAAAGCGGATTATATTTCACAAATGCAACGGCATCATTATTGCTTGGTGGTATTGAATAATTGTTATTTTACAGCTGTAACATGTCAGAACTTCCTCAATACCTAATCCACTTCAACAGCGTCTTCATTGTTTGGTGGTTTTACATTATAGTTATTACACATTGGTAACTTGTCATACCTTCAACATGACTTACACGGATCCACTTCAACAGCGCCTTCAttatttggtggtattacatTATAGCTATTACACATTGGTAACTTGTCAAACCTTAAACATGACTTACCGAATATAAAAacacgatgtggtatgattgcaaatgaaacaactgtctacaacagaccaaaatgacacagaaaattaacaactataggtcaccgtccgaccttcaacaatgagcaaagcccatactgcatagtccaAATCCACTTCAACAGCGTCTTCGTTATTTCGATGGTATTACATTTATTGATATTTCGTAGCGGTAACTTGTCAGACCTTAAACATGACTCCAACAGCGTCTTCATTGTTTGGTAGCATTACATTATTGATATCACACATCAATTGGTTACTTGTCACAACTTTTTCAAAACTTAACGGAATCCACTTCAATGACGTCTCCATTGTTTGGTGGTTTTACATAATGTTATTTCACAGTGGTAACATGTCAGACCTTAAACACGACTTACCAGAATTCACGTCAACAGCATCGTCATTGTTTTGTGGTTTACATTTTAGTTATTATACATTGGTAACTTGTCAGACCTTAAACATGACTAAACCGAATCCATTTCAACAGCATCTTCATTGTTTGGTGGTTATACATTATTGTTATAACAAATTGGTAACTTGTCAAAACTTAAACAAAACTTACCAGAATCCACTTCAACAGCGTCTTCATTGTTTGGTGGTATTACATTGTTATCCTCGTTTCCTGCGTCGTCTACATCAGCTGATATGACTAAATCATTGACCAGGAGAAAgcacaaaacaaatacaaatatgtattTCATGATTAAGAAAACAATAGTTAAGACTCTACAAGTATTGTATTAAACCCACGTTTTAACACGTGTTACGTAAACTTAAGATTGTCATCAACATATGTTTATCTTCACTTGTAGCAAACATGACAAGATGTTGCGTTTAATCATTTACTAATAATCGAATGTTTTGTTAGATATTAATGCTACTTcatcattttttgaaaaagagagacaaaagagaaaaaaaacccagaaaaatgtaaacacaaaacacaaaatagaaaactaaagattaagcaatacgaaccccattAAAAACTGGTGATGATCTCCGGTGCTTCGAAGAGTTTTACAGATTTTGCTCTGCATGTGACAGCCATCGTGTTTCATGAAAATAAAACCCAGTAATGAGTCTCGTTCGGTAAATCACACTCGGGGAAAAGGGGAACGGAATTGTTGTAACGACATTTGGAACATGTCAGCTATCATCTGTGGAATAtatattccgtaacggtcaactaactcgtgatggcgtctgtaaaacttacgaagggatgatATCAACTATACCACTCGGATCCTTGTCAGAAAAGTTAGAATTGTTATTTAACATCAATCAGACGTCAACCTCACAACAACTTCCACATATGGAGACCACAGAAATCAAACCATAGTGTTGGCTAGAGAGTTAATTTTCTTTCAAGGAATGTCATCTTTGACAGCAGTGCGAAAACCAGGAAAATTCGGCATATTGCATTGTGGGTAAAAATATTAGAATATCGTTTACATTGTGTCCTAACGGAGTTACATAATAACttgagcgctataaaaccaggttcaatccaccattttctacatttgaaaatgctagtaccaagtcaggaatatgacagtggttgtccattcgtttgatgtgttttgtcatttgattttgccatttgattagcatgataagggactttccgattgaatttactcggagttcagtatttttgtgattttactttttactagtaTCCTTATTTTGTTTGTTCCCAATCACAAATCAGATAAAACTCGTTTCAGTATTGTAAGTGACTAATTTGATAAATAGTATAGTAGGTTGAATTTTATAAAGACAATACCAACAGCTGCGtacaataaaacagaaaaaaaaaaccaaaagataccacaGTGACATTCGAAATTTACCACAACAAATTCGAGTGGGTGACATGTAAAACTAAAGATTTAGCAATCATAGGAACCCCAttaaaaactggggatgatctccgGTGCTTCGGAAAGTTTTACAGATTTTGCTCTGCATGTGACAGCCATCGTGTTTCATGAAAATAAAACCCAGTAATGAGTATCGTTCGGTAAATCACACTCGGGGAAAAGGGGAACGGAATAGTTGTAACGACATTTGGAACATGTCAGCTATCATCTGTGGAAtatatattccataacggtcaactaactcgtgatggcgtctgtaaaacttacgaagggatgatATCAACTATACCACTCGGATCCTTGTCAGAAAAGTTAGAATTGTTATTTATCATCAATCAGACGTCAACCTCACAACAACTTCCACATATGGAGACCACAGAAATCAAACCATAGTGTTGGCTAGAGagttaattttctttcatttcttcAAGGAATGTCATCTTTGACAGCAGTGCGAAAACCAGGAAAATTCGGCATATTGCATTGTGGGTAAAAATATTAGAATATCGTTTACATTGTGTCCTAACGGAGTTAAATAATAACttgagcgctataaaaccaggttcaatccaccattttctacatttgaaaatgctagtaccaagtcaggaatatgacagtggttgtccattcgtttgatgtgttttgtcatttgaaatttgccatttgattagcatgatgagggactttccgattgaatttactcggagttcagtatttttgtgattttactttttactagtaTCCTTATTTTGTTTGTTCCCAATCACAAATCAGATAAAACTCGTTTCAGTATTGTAAGTGACTAATTTGATAAATAGTATAGTAGGTTGAATTTTATAAAGACAATATCAACAGCTGCGTacaataaaacaggaaaaaaccCCAAAAGATACCACAGTGACATTCGAAATTTACCACAACAAATTCGAGTGGGTGACATGTTAAAATTGCCAAAACTAAATTAAATTAACGAGTAATgccagtggcgtagccagggttcaaatgatgtggatgccAAACTCTCTTAACTCTTTAtcctatttgatttttttaaatttcaatcaaCGAGTTCTtcattaaaatgaattaaatagtgCCTCTAGTGTTGGTTGTTATCATTCCCTACaattaattcataatttatttgtaGTATCCAAGAATTGAACCGTACACCTAACTAAAGCAATGATCAAAGAAATGATGCTGAGGTCAGGTGACCCAGTCCGAGAGAGTATAGGCCTAGCAAGGATCCCATTTACAAAATATCATATCACTCACAAGTGAGAGCTTCCCATGACGTGACAATTTTGTAAGTAGTCCATCAACCATGAATCTGAGCCAAAGATAAAAGGACATAAGACATACATAAATATTGCAATATAAAGCATCCATATACAAGGCATGAATGCAACTTTTaactttaaacagacttataCAAAAAATTTCGGCTGGGGCTGCCGCTGTCGTATTCAAATTCTTCAAGTTCATTCTAAGATTTTCATTACCAGCGACAcataacatttttaatataaaatatatatgcaaacatGTACGTatgtatttcaaaattgtttgttCAGTCTaacattcttttatatataagcacaatatttatatatatatgaacatttgATGATGGATgattttattatacttcacgttaaaatgccatattttgattggctaatacgaggttGTTAATTTACCCTATCACAttgctgagcgggtgacaatttttttgaatttcaccctctcggctagaccaatcaaaaatcggtaatttaaacgacaatgaattgaattcaCACCAAGTTATTAAAGACAATGCTAAAGGTTCTAATTTACTAGacaacgaagcgtggaacgactcaaacttatttctcttACAATggttggaaaaacatatttctctTGTTAATATTGTTTCTTTAAAACCTTTTTCATTATGCGTTAtacttattgttgatattttattccATACATTACTTaaacgcattcgttcaccatcgattggTTTCAACAGATGATatacatttcatcatgttcattgtgatgtaCATGTCTCCgccagatatgaggccttttaAAAGGGGAATAACacaataacaacaattgaaatttttgttttcggGACGAATctttatatcgtttataaatGTCAAGTCAATGCGCTATCATTGTCTATTTACTTCATTTCTGTTGATTTTTTCTAATACATTTGTACCCGTAACGTTGGTACGTGACtccatagaaaatacttttatataaaattcatctgtaaaagaaaataatgataggacatttagtataataaattaaaaaatacatagctgagagggtgatagagcagatcggtacccctcgaaaaagcattgtcaaccttggcttcgccgagGTTGACAATTTTTTCTCGGTGTACCAAATTGAATCTGctttatcaccctctcagctatgtgttatttatataatgttataCAATGTTATTACTGCTGTCAGGGTAAAACTGTATTGTTAACAGCGAAAAAAATGAACCATACAAAAGAGATAACTTGGTATAATTGCTAATGTTACAACaaatatacaattatcaataaatttccAAATGGATTTATGCAGCTATATGTTCACCTAACAAATATAAGCAGACCTACATCGTTAAGTAAGCAGCTATAAAGATTGACATGTCAAAATGAGAAACAATTCTAACTGAAATTACAAACAACCTGctaaacaacaaaacaatgataAAACACAAATAAGATAGCTTTCAACAAATTACAACCACTGAAAAAATATACTAGCTTTGTACTATAATATTTGTATGAGCACTCAAACCTTCTTACCTTATATATAGTCAGCGGCcaaacagcacaacataagaacaataaaattgagaatagaaatggggaaagtgtcaaagttCATATATCAGTTAACTacagaaaattataaacaaatcaaaCTTGTTCATCTGATGCCATTTCTTGATTCTGAGGATAAATGTTTCTAAGTGTAATAACATTCCATGAAGGTTTAAGCATAATTTTGACATATACATTTAATTCTAGACATATATGTACGTTAAATGCAAAAGAAAACAGTATTTTTTCTCCTAACCATAATGAATCTTTATCAAATTCTATGAATATTAAAGTCTAACAAATTGATATCCAGACTGTGTCTCAAATTTAACGAAACATTTGTTGAGTGTAAATAGACATTTGCTCTTtacatagaatcatattcaaaacagtgtagctgtggccattgattgacaaccttaaattatcccattgactggggcagattaggtgaacgtgtgtctgtaacgacaactgaCCACTACTTACTTATtgtagaatttaaactgtggggtcaccaaaggttcttaacgcctttaatattaaaatagttcgaaaaattaatcaggaataactttatgttttgatttatattattgatataaatcaaaacatcgtgttattcctgattagtttttctaatttctttatttaggtgttgagaaccttttgtgaccccacagtttaagtgcctttaacaagtacatagtgagcagcggttgttacagacaaacgttcacataatctgccccagtcaatgtgataatttaaggttgtcaatcaatggccacagctacactgttttgaatatgattctactatctaaaattgtctgtttataagttttgaaattattaagaaactaaggtttcaactcccttagACAGAGTTGACTGTAGATGAACTTGGCATTTTTGGCATCGgtttcagtacttatacatcGTCGGATTTCAAATTGTTTGCTTTGAGCgtacctgatgaaggtaaatcaggaaaagcgcttcggtcgcatgaaattatcaaacgtgttgtttttattttttaacagtgttTTAATGTCTGCGAAGTTatctaaaataatacaagtgttaAGTAAGACGGGCTACATCTGTTATCATTTCGTCGGGAGGAGTCAATGTACTGGTTTCCGGAACTTTGGAAACACAAAAACAGGTATTTTATATCTGAGAAACAGCCTTTGTATGCCTTCAATTGAAGAATtaattcatacatttttgtattatttaaaacTGTCAGTAAAAAGGTGTTTTCGACAAAGGTCGTCAGTATTTTTATCTTTCTTCTGATACCAAAATTACCAAAATATATTCTACATAGTTTGATATTTACGCCTATGCGtatgaactattttgttttttatatgtaCTACTTTCTACTGTGTTTTTTTTACCAGGCTCTCGTTGGTAGTGTAACATCTTTCAGAGTATATACCCTTATTGTTTACCCTATTGATACATCttatcaaattatataacatttatcTCGATGTCGACCGAGGTTGCCTAAATGGTTCCGTTTTCAGATATCTTCAGTGTGCTTGTCAGGCTATATTAGGacagaaaatgtttgattttagCCAGGTTTATATATTTGCTATTATTCCATGGTTGTGTTCTTCAATTCACAGTTGAGGCGTGATCGTCAGATTGCGAAGAATTCCGCTCAAACCGGTGCTAGAGGCCATCTTAAAACTTGCAGCGAGGTTAGGTTTTTGTTAGTTTCGTTTCAAAGGCCACactatgtttttgttgtttgcaGTGCACATATTAACTTTGTGTCAgagatggataccccatatcctttcttttctattatataCACTAACCAAAAAGATATGGAATagtaaaaaacttaaaatttatcCAAATTTTtgctttgaatatatttttttttattggaaaaggAACAGTCCAAGTTTTGTAAAACTCCATGCTagattcaaaaaaatattgatgtcCGAACAACTCTAGCCGTATTCTGCATTAATTAATATTAACTGAAATAAGTGCAGAAATCagttaaacatgtaaaatacggaaaagaaagaaaaaaacaataccatcaaatatttcattttatattgtcTTCATGAGATTAATGTGTTAAACAAATACACAACAGAATGAACCTTAATATTTACATAAACAATTCATTATTACATAACTGGCAGGAACACTTGTTATTCatagatgataaaaaaattattatatacttagtagaaaatacagataaattgtatgtgtaatacaatcaatggcaagcgtACTGTATCAGCCACCGGTGAtaatatcgatatcagcacggttgcaaaagctttatcacacctttaatctgtatgacgtcacgtcatcgattgcagtcactgttgcaaaggctttatcaaaaccgtaatctgtatgacgtcatgtcaaacctataatctgtatgacgtcatttcaatcATCCTTATCTGTATGAAGTCatttcacataaaaaaacatctacttgagatatatgtatataataaaatgaaatatgatatggctttttcaatatcacacaccgtatcaaccctcaaccaatataatccctcgagcagagctcttgggattatattggtgtctcgggttgatacggatgcgatattgaaaaagccatatgatattctctatatatactatagactatatatatatacaaaattcatTATAACACAAATGGTAGGAACACTTGTTATTCATATACgataaaaaaatacttaagaatatatatatacacaaaatttattaTAACACAAAtggtagaaaaaaataatgaacaagaTAATttatatctgataaaaaaaaaaaaaacataatgtagaataaatatttacaaaaatcacTATAACGCAACTTGTAGAAAATACTTTACAATGGTAGTTATCTATAATTCCTATGAAAAAAGCATGTGCACTCGTATCCAAAATTAGAAAAGGATACCCAAATGAGCCTGCATAgtttatatatgaaatataaatacaatataaatcaatgttccggtaaaattaaaagaataaaatagcAGAACATGACTTCCGCTTAATCAAGCTTTGATAACCCTATTTACAAAGGATTTTTTCGGGAGGGGGGGGGGGACTAATATCAAATATTGCTATTGGTAGCCGAATCCCCAAAATTCCCCAAAACTTAGAATGAAAGATTGCCTCTCGTAGTCATCATCTAATCGAATTAAAAATTGTCTTTTGTAGTCGGGTTCTTCATCAAGAAGTATTAAAACTGTCTCATCTATTATAATTACTGAATGTATCTGATGGTCAAAATCTTCATCTTCATCTATTATGATTTTCCATTTATCAATTAGAACTTAAATATGCTTCTGGTGGTTGCGGTCTTCGTCTATGATTTGGCAATCGCATCTAGAGAACAGTTCAATAACAACATTTCTGCCAAATTTTGTTGAAGTTGGCAAAGACGTTTTATGATATAATGTGAATTGCTTGCCCTCAATGTTGCCATGCTTTAAATCCAACATGTTTAAAATCATTATCATTCACAGAGGGTGTTTAAATGATCAATCTCCAGATACTTTTGAAAGGAGATGACTAAAgtaaataaacagttttataacaGAAGGAAAACAGGAACTTATTGAAAACATTACTTGCTATTTTTGTATGAGAAATATGTGAtgaagtcaaattaaattaacagCTATTGTATGAAAATTAAATTCCTTCCTTTCATTGAATTTCTCCTCCTTTTTGTAATATCTTCCGCCACACTATATGGACTATATTTTTTATGTTCACagttacagtacttgcaaccttaggcgttactgtttgacatgaacttgactgatcggtgaatgatcggtgacggatgtttgactgatcgatgagtgatcggtgatcggtgacccataggatccgttACATAAGTCAAATAAtctatgtgagagttaccctgacaactgtcaccgatcgatcagtaaataataggaattttgtactttttatagtttagaatagttttttttttcataaaattaaaaaaatgtcagagaaatcatactaaaattttattcgcattgtttaaaatactattttatttgaaattagttatttttaccatcttgagacaagtcttctaatcagaattgagatataataagacttaaaatacttaaacttttatttttgtggaataagaatgcagtttttgatttattttgatacaaattattaactgtcatatgatttcagtactttttgtacatttcatgattggctgttcttcataaaatatgtttactttaaggaaaaagatattaaatattTGGACGCGTTGctcaaaatgcaaatatttcttcattttactgaaaattattgaccgccattggaattttgtactttttatagtttagaatagtttttttttcataaaattaaaaaatgacagagaaatcatactaaaattttatttgcattgtttaaaataaccaaaattcttcttctttttattaaaaatgatactattttattcgtttaaaattattcatatttcttgttaaaagaacagcatttatttttgtaatttgttattttaaaggcGTCGACTGTGACAGGAATATAGAAAGTCCGtgattatgataagtttttttgaaagaattttatgatgataagtatgcaaaaatttcaataactgatcctttcattttgtttttgaaaaatgtttggaaaataataaaatcaaaatcgcgatgtagacaccgttttagaacttgccgggtttgaaaatatataacctaaataaaacgaaaaagaccattctttaatgatgatattttaattcaagttttttctgtacatttattttcatttcatttcataaaactttgcttaataattaataaacaaaatgtatcattgaacgtTCAATTTTCACGAGTtgcaattttaattaaattaaacgaaactaagattccgtaatttgtattagtttatcatgtgactAATTGaagttcaatccgtcatcaaggtcgataggtactatccgtccgatcagtccgatcagtcaattacttttactataagtctgacggattgctgacgtgagtttggcgcgaacttgactgatcggtgactgatcgatgaccgctgattgatcgctgaaatagtaacgcctaaggttgcaagtactgtacatGCATTATAaacttttgtttcttttattaattttattgaattttaatataaaagtaagaaaatatgGTAAGAATATCAATAAGACAGCTCTGCAACACAAACCAAATGACGTAaaaagtacaatgtatataacaacttacatccttcaacaataagtaaCATAAACAAGGCTTCCATCATATATCTAAATAATTCTTACTTAACTAAAAAACCACCGGAAAGATGTAGGTACAAAACGGAAAAAAATGTTATACAGCAAAATTGACAACCACTGATTTTGAGTCTTCTGACTTGCTAGAGACATAATTATACAGAATGTGACAGTATGAAACATGTTAACCTcccgattgcacttgtgctagttcccaattcacatataatccagctggccacgttattaccggtgacctcaacattgttaataacacttctctacgaaatgtgttatcgaaaggtccgaaatatcgtgagcctaaatccatcaattgtaaattcaactttaaaattttgatggattcagttgaggattatgccaggcaatgggctaagcgcgagaaggaagatgtagacactctttccgaatggattaaggcagtgaggtcggtgatacaaatcagaattaagaaactgaatgggtctatcaatgcccatgctacgtcaatctttaaagaccctaaTGTTACAAAActcctatcctacctccatgacaaatatgttgttgtccctgcagataaagccccaaacaacatcgtttttgtatgtaaaactcattacattaactgcttgataaacgaattaggtattgacaattcacttggaaactcaacatataccctcacgacacttaccaaagaggaaatcctggataatcataggtctgttctgtgttcctttggaatttcaaccaaagatgaagaactggatctgccatcactgtattggatacctaaactacaaaagtgtccttacaaacaatgttatattgctgggtcttccaagtgctccacgaaacctctttctaaattattaacctctattttatcagcaatcaaagacgggcttcaaagttattgtgaaactgcctattctagagggggcgtgaatcagatgtggatacttaaaaattccaaagatcttttagagtacatataaTCTAAccctctttcatcttgtaacagtattaaaacatttgacttttctactctgtacactagtattccacattccaaactaaaagacaaattgaaagagttggtattgc includes:
- the LOC139502754 gene encoding uncharacterized protein, with the protein product MKYIFVFVLCFLLVNDLVISADVDDAGNEDNNVIPPNNEDAVEVDSALVVREGDVCPDSKCPKSDRFDCALNMCDFKATQYYKEKKDLMTPCCMDPCTVGCPLKYAVRLDGQPAFSVNETMVYTKREDQSVLDLLLKKK